The sequence tggctaATGGAAGTGAGCAAAGGTGCAGATGAGGCAGCTCTTGccagcactgagctggaaaagtgcatcaaaagcctgatggacaaaattctgaagaaggtgcatgtccagtatgctcagatctctGTGGAAATGgacatgttctccaagtccgacctctccaCTATGATCAAGGACATCCGcacccagtatgagaagctggctgccaagaacatgcagaatgccaaAGAATTACAAGAGCCACTTCACCATGCTGACAGAGAGCGCTGTCAAGAACACCTACGTGGTGCGGGCCAGcgactgctcaaggccaagaccctggagactGAAACAAGCTGGGGCATGAACaaagctctgggaaagcagctgcaagagctggaggataagcagaactccgacgttagtgctatgcaggacacaatcaacaaattagaaaatgagttgagaaccacaaagagtgaaatggcaggatatttaaaagaataccaggacctcttcaatgtgaagatagttttggatatcgacattgcagcttacaggaaactcttggaaggtgaggagacccggctcagtttcaccagcgtgggaagcatagccagctctactaccagagttcccaggtctttgatGATCTGCCTACAGTGGTTTACAGaatagctcctacttgatgtctgctcactccttcccttcttaatacaccagccccATCCAtgaggagcagatcgaggtggaggagaccattgaggctgcaaaagccgaggaagctaaggatgaaccccttctgaaggagaagctgaggaggaggaaaaggagaaggaagaggctgaggaagaggaagaaggtgccaaggaagaatttgaggatgcaaaggaggaagaaggaggtgaaggtgaaggagaagatgcccaagaagctgaggacgagaagaaagatgaaggtgctagggaggagcaagcaaccaagaagaaagattgagccctcctttTCTTAATtgtttcaggaataatcctcccaaaaccaggtcaaccccaccaccaaccaagcagttgagttcccagtactatatgaattaagaagtcaatgtatttaacattctgaggtgactcaggttggacattaaatgttatgctatgacttttctccttatacagagtatctgtttgcttgcagagtggcttcctggcttacTGCCAGtctgtgcatggtccacgcttatgagttcaggatctatgacattgtgaataattcagatatttacaataaaaacacatgaatacacgaattcactaatgttaatgttaaacttcatggaaaaaatagtcctttgaatctttggtggttagaaattaaagacctcaaatcatgtgcaataaacagtaaataaagttacactgaatgacaaaaaaatacattaggggccaggaaacgtcaaaagaactggggaaccattcccagatcaggaaggtaagtcacagggtatatattattgctacaaatacagtatttcctactacttacaacatatacaatgtaatgtattagattccttcctattggatgaagtatgtattctcatagagtaatactggtaaatatgttatagttatggcagtatgttatagcctatctatattaataaaagggtaatattttaattagaccatgagaccttccagatgtccttctggacaaagccatggtggcggggctgaggcagaagcggttatgggtgatcaggccaggaggggagggcagttgggggtgatcaggctggcgggggggggggggtgtagttggagacaagcaggccagcaggcagagtggttaggggagatcaagcagtcagtcaggcaggtgagcagttaggagccagtagtcccacattgcgaggggtttgtccaactgcaagtttaggcctgattccacaggggtcccagattggagaggatgcaggccaggctgagggaccaccacaCCGCCCGTGCACggacttcgtgcactgggccactagatatattataataactatgtatggtgctaggtgggcACTTGAAACATTTGTGGggtcactttttaaagtatatgattatttaaccactgtgctgttttaattaatacaaaataatattgaatgtaaaaatcatatatgttatttacatatatatactggGCTTACATACATATGttaggcatatatatacacacatactaggCTTTGGTAGAGGATAATGGATGGAACAGGGGGTTGGAGTAGCTGTGGTGAAGACCTCAAGTAGAGGGTCTGCTGTGGAGAGAATGACACATCTTACTTTAATCCAAGAGGTAATGGTTAGAGAAAAGTTAAGGCAGAGAAGGTGGTTGATAGAATTCACCTTGATCTTCTCAGATAAGGAGAAGATGAATAACTGATATTAGGAATAGGACAAAATTGAGCAAATTTATTGGCATACAGCATGGGTACAAGAAGTGGATGTCACAGAGCATAAAACTAACATGGGCTAATGCACATCTGTATTTTTTTTGTGAGTAGAGCTCAACAGTCCGAGAGCATGAGCAAAGACACGGTCTGTATGGCTATCCCAGAACTAAGAAACAGCATGGTGGTTGAGGGAGAGGGATGAATGGTCTGAGAAATATATTAGGCAGATATAAAACAGGGGACCAGATTCATGGGACAAGGTTTAAGTAGAGAAGGAAGCagctaaaaaaaattgaagtgaaAGAAGCTTGGCTCAGCGAGCAGAAAAGGTGGAAGGTTCAGagtaatttctctgagcctcagtttccttatctgtaagtaAGGGAAATCATGAGCATTGCTTTATTGCATGTAAGAAATATACAGATTGATTGGTTGTGATCAAGTTCCTGACCAGATGGGCTAGGAACTAACTTACAGAAAGGTGAAAATTACAACTTGTTTCTCTTTAAAGTACACATTATTGGACTTTCTGGACATTTCCTGCTTTCTCTGCTTGACCAGATTGTAAACTCTCAGAGAACTGGGCCAGTATTCATACAATAATCTCAGAGTGAGACAAACCTTGTTTCCCCCAAAATTAACAGACCAAAAGCTACAGCATGCACATTGTCATTACAACTCAACTTGGAAAACAAATCCTTTCAGCCAAATGCAGGAGTCTCAAACTAACATCAGTCTGCTAACACAATTGGTGAGATCCAATTTGATGACATTCCTTATATAGAGATATCCTCAGAGGATAGTGATTTTTAGGAGGTTCTGAGGAAAATTCCCTAAAAGCAGTTTGTTCCTAAAATGTTTTGAGCAATGGCAGGCTTGTGGGGAAACACATCTTTACTTCCAAAGAATCTCTTGAAAGGAAGCAATACTCACTTAGATATATCATTCCTGGGCTGTTCATTTAAACTCCTGCcccataaatatatatgtatgtatatatttcagagaggaaggaagagggagagagagatagaaacatcaatgatgaaagagaatcattgactggctgcctcctgcatgccctctactggggatagagcccacatcctggcatgtacccttgactgtaatcgaacccgggacccttcagtctgtaggtcaatgctctatccactgagccaaaccaactagggccctACAGTCTTTATGTACACAGTTTGTAGTACTCCCAAGATAATGCTGTAAGAAATAACCTTGATTAACCAGAGTTAGTCTTCATTGACACCTGAACTAGAACTTATAGTTGGCTTTaggaaaaagggaggaaaattGAAAGAAACTACATATCTAGCAAATGTCACTTTTCCCTTTACCATCTTGATCTACTTAACCTACAGCAGGACAAGTATTATCTCCTGCCCTATTTTCCCAAGtccaaaatttttctttctttgtgatttGACAACCCAAtacccctcccccctcacacacatcaatctctcttctctggaatAAAGACATTCTACTGAGTTATATCTAGAATCAGGTTGTCCATGGATATGCTCACCAGGAGAGAAGGTTGCTCACCTTTGACCACAAACTTCACAATGTTGCTGCGTTGCTCAGAGCCTACCCGGCCCTTAGCAGTACAGAAATAGGATCCTGAATTAACCAACACTGCAGGCTTGAAAAGTAAGGTACTCAAGGTTGCTACTTTGATAGGTTCTGAGTTGTTAGTCTGTTCCTTGTACCAAACATAACTGATGGGAGGAGAACCCTGAGCCTGGCATTGAAGGCTAATCCTCATTCCCTGGAGCACTGTGAAGCCATAGCCATTGCCAGTTGTCACTGTGGGCTTGGAAACAGGGACTGCAAAGGGAAGACAAGAGAAGAGGCTATGGTAAGTTACAAGAATATGGGAACACAAAGCTGAATCATATTTTCCGGGTATAGGGATATGCACATATCTACAAAGAGAACTAAAAGGGGCTCCTGACTttggaagaaaaagcaaagaggaCAATGTAACTAAAAATACCTTCCTTTAGAAGATTAGGTACTGTTTTGTATTATCTGGGTTTTGGACTACCTGGAGTTAAAAATCAACTGACTGTAAAAAAGATAATATAGCTTTTTTAAGCTCGAGTAGTTTTGGGATTATTTAGCTTTTGAATTACAGGAGATATCTGTATAATTGTCAAGTCAACAAAACTCATCTTAGCTGACGCTTGCATCCCTGTCCCCAGAGCTTCTATGTCACCATCAATTCAATATCCAATATCCTGATAAGATATCCTCATTTTTATGAGTTTTAAGACCCAGAACCCAAAGAAGACAACAAAACTGTGGATGCAAGAATTTCTATGACACTCAAGGGGTAGAGATTTGAAGGCCAAGGACCCTtcccaagatttttaaaattatgccatGATAGTGTCCCTAAGGATACTTTGCCTATACACTTACTCTGATGAGCACAAATGTCTCTGGGTTTCTCAAGGTTTTCTAGGATTATAGTCCTTTATTGAGTCTTTGCCAATCAGTACTTTTCTACCCCCACAGTGACTCACGTTTCTGGACGCGAAGCTCAATGATCTTATCTCTCACCACTTGGTTGCCATTAGGAGTCTGCCAAGTGACTTCACAAGTGTAGTGGCTCCGGTCATCCATCTCCAGGGTCTTCAGTTGGAGGGACACATCTCCTAGAACCTCACGGTTAATGTGCAGGCGGCCCCGGTACTTTGCTTGCTGGATATGATCTCCAGAGGAGTCACGTAGGAAGATGGTGATTGGGTCTGAGTCACGTCGTACTAGCCACTTTACCAAGACTTGGGTGTAGCCTTTCAGAGGAGCAAAGGTGCAAGGAATATTCACATCCCCTTTCCAAGTCCCTGTCACACTCTCAGGCGCTTCAAGGATGGGATGACCTGAAGATGGGCAACAGAGGAAGAATACAGACATAGATGGCACACCCACATGGGAGCTAGGGTGGCTCTTCTCCACTAGTCTTCCTCCAGCTCTCCCaaatttcccttcccttttcctaaAATCATTCTCATACTCCCCTCTTGTGGAACAGAGCATAATTCTGCTCTGAGGACATCTGTCCTTTGTCtacatgtatgtatgttttcCTTCTAACCTTGGGGGAACTGCAAGGCCTGGCTCATGTTATCATCTTTGGAAACTTGCTGGGGATTCTCACATAGATCACTCTGTTCTGTCAAGAACATGGACAGCCAGTCCCAATTTCCCAATCCTGGAAGTCAAACATGACTTTTCCATCTCAGAATAGGGTTATGGGACAGAGTTAGTAACCAGACTTCTAATAATATCACGTTATtcaattttactatttttcttcccctctcctttcttctacccatcctttcatctttctcctctttgtcctccttctttttcatgttcttttctccttttcttcctactTGTTCAGTAGTAGAATAAAGAGAAAGTATATGGTAAGCACAGGGCATCACAGGAAAAGTAACATTATACTATtcctcttgttcttttatttacaGAGTGAAGGTCACCTCAATAGCATTGACTTATACTTCCAACAATCCCTGTAATACTCAAAAAAGCTAAAAAACATTGAGTAGGAGTACCTAGTAAATTCAGGAGGAGAGTGAAAGGCTGCATGGTGAGTAAGAATAATAACACCAATATAAATCCAAGGTCTGCTCTACCATATATTTCTCTGTGTGACCATGGGTAAATTGCTAAAGCTGTCTGAGCTTTATCAATAAAATGGAGGTGATAATAAACAGAGGGTTACTATGAAGATAAAAATAGCTCATAGGTGTTAAATCACCTAGCATAGTGGTTGGCATTCAGTAGGTGTTGGATAAATGCCAGTCCTGTCCCATGCTTCAAGGGAACTTCTCATATTTGTATTATTCTTCTTATCCTATAGAAGTCTTCACTATGTTTTCCCTAAGGTGGATAGATCAATTAGATTGGATCATAGTAAGCTTTAAATAATGACCTAAAAGAGAAGTTAAGGCATGAGCAGGCAAGGAAGTCACCCTTCACAGCCTGATGGAACCCACCAAATTATGGGCAGGTAATAGGCCATCCCTAGTTTGTAGGGTAGCCAAAAAGTACACAGTAGCCACTACCTCCAAAAACAAGGCTGTCATGGAAGTCAATGTGAAATGTTGGTCaaattaaccctaccagaccacaaagtaccgaaaattaggtacagcggtatagcggcagatttggaaattaccgaaaaatcggtacagcggtctggtagggttaagcaATACTCCTCACTTTCCTGGAAGATTGGTTAGGGAAAATCTATTTCATGAAAGCATCAACActtgagtggatgctctacacaTTATGGAGCCATGAAAACCACAAAATGGTTAGGTACTTAGTACAACAGGTCTTGGGGTGCTGAAGGCAAATTCCATcaggtcataattatgcaagaagttcataagaaggctgatggaccttgaggCTTcggcagggctgaaaatctgcatattattacctgctgctgaacagctgtaggcatttcccctaacctgataatcttttcctgtttatcaaaccttacctttgatatgtatatctgctttcctaaagggccaatgtgttttccagtaaataaaaagctgtgggtcCAGAGATTCGGGGATCTTAGTCACTAGAGCTAAGTTTCcatctggctcccccaaaatgccttccaaatttatatttcttgtctagtctctattcatttatgtgcagcccttctccagattcctgaacccttgcagcGAAAAGACTGCAGCATTGGAGGACCAGGCCAGATAGTATTTTGGAGATTTCTAGAATTGCATAGATTTACAGGCTTTTAGAAACCTCTTAGTCACATTCCCTTATGGTACATATGGGcaaggctgaggctcagagagagaaagatcattaTCCAAAGAGACACACATAGCAGGAACAGATCTTGGCCTCTAGGCATAGAATAAAGGCTTTCAGAAGCTACTGCCTTCTTACCTTTTTACTAACTTATTAAACTTATTAAGGGTTTTCTGGCTTCAGTTGTGGCTAAAGCCAGCAACCCCCTTATCTGGGCCTACTTGGCATGGCTTAAAGGGATGTTATCCTATGGTTGGATAATATTCCCTGACTGCCTGAAAAAGAATTCTCCCATCTGTTGGCTACTTTCTAAAATCTTTTCCAAGAACTTTAGAGCCTTGCTCTTTTCCCTCAggaaagaatttaattttattcaaatattagCTCCATTCAAGAGAAATACCAGGGATGAGCATTGACTCAAAAGGCTTTGTTGGAAAAGGGTTTAActttagaaagaggaaagaatatGGGGGCCCATTCTAGTCCAGAACTTGGACTTAGAAACAAAAAGTCTGGGGCCTGTGTAATGGTACTAAATAAAGAAAAGACTTAGTTTTCTGGGTGTGGACCCCTTTACAGAACTAGGTCTAGATCCCTTTTTGAATCTTTTTCCTCCTACCATTACACAGAGGGTGAGATCTTCCCATGACACCACATTCCTGTGTCTGGCCACTCTTCCTCTTTTGTGCTGCTTCCTAGATAGAGTATTAACTTATATAATAGATGTTTATAAAATTTCATAATGttcataaaatgcaaatattattatttatttttattatgtttatttcaaTATGTGCCCTAAGCTTAATAGCTTATTTGGGCCCCTAGAGGCTTTTCAGAAGTGAAGCCAAATAGTCTTAAAGAGCTGTCCAGTTGGCAGGGCCCTTTGAAGCCAGCTAATATGATCCCCTCACTGTACAAATGAGCTGGGTACACTAAGatccagggagaggaaggcattATTGGTCATTCAGTATGTCCTGATTTTCAGGTCTTATAGTATAAAACCCTACACTCAAACAAAAGCCCTGCTTTCAGGTTTGGAGGACCTCAGAGTCTGGAGATGATACAGTAAACATATGAGCTCTCACGTGCATGCCCACACATgatttaaatttaacatttacaaaatgtttctatgagccccagccctgcctttaTAAGTCCCACCTCAAACCAACACATTTGAAGAAAGGTAGGGAAGTGCTGTAAAAGgtgttagaaaatgaaaatactgtaGCTCTAGAAAGAACACTATTTTTAGGAGCATTGATTCTGCTACCAATGCTTTACCCTTTTAGGTGACTTAATTCTAGCTTGAAGTTCTAGAATTTGATGGATCATAGAGACCCAGGA comes from Eptesicus fuscus isolate TK198812 chromosome 1, DD_ASM_mEF_20220401, whole genome shotgun sequence and encodes:
- the VSIG4 gene encoding V-set and immunoglobulin domain-containing protein 4 isoform X4 encodes the protein MWLLLGLLFLGHLMMVTYGHPILEAPESVTGTWKGDVNIPCTFAPLKGYTQVLVKWLVRRDSDPITIFLRDSSGDHIQQAKYRGRLHINREVLGDVSLQLKTLEMDDRSHYTCEVTWQTPNGNQVVRDKIIELRVQKLPVSKPTVTTGNGYGFTVLQGMRISLQCQAQGSPPISYVWYKEQTNNSEPIKVATLSTLLFKPAVLVNSGSYFCTAKGRVGSEQRSNIVKFVVKDSSKPHKTKTEAPTTMQFSLEIMPTVNSSWSWTTEVHHHLGESNAGPGEGLPIFAIILIIVLCCMVVFIMTYIMLSRKTSQQEHVYEVASGLLGHRVHARETSNSGETMRLAICESGCSSEEPATRTPGNDYSDEPCLDQEYQIIAQINDDYTQLLRTVPRDYELLTIEGKSVC
- the VSIG4 gene encoding V-set and immunoglobulin domain-containing protein 4 isoform X2: MWLLLGLLFLGHLMMVTYGHPILEAPESVTGTWKGDVNIPCTFAPLKGYTQVLVKWLVRRDSDPITIFLRDSSGDHIQQAKYRGRLHINREVLGDVSLQLKTLEMDDRSHYTCEVTWQTPNGNQVVRDKIIELRVQKLPVSKPTVTTGNGYGFTVLQGMRISLQCQAQGSPPISYVWYKEQTNNSEPIKVATLSTLLFKPAVLVNSGSYFCTAKGRVGSEQRSNIVKFVVKDSSKPHKTKTEAPTTMQFSLEIMPTVNSSWSWTTEVHHHLGESNAGPGEGLPIFAIILIIVLCCMVVFIMTYIMLSRKTSQQGSGQADKFPTRTP
- the VSIG4 gene encoding V-set and immunoglobulin domain-containing protein 4 isoform X1 produces the protein MWLLLGLLFLGHLMMVTYGHPILEAPESVTGTWKGDVNIPCTFAPLKGYTQVLVKWLVRRDSDPITIFLRDSSGDHIQQAKYRGRLHINREVLGDVSLQLKTLEMDDRSHYTCEVTWQTPNGNQVVRDKIIELRVQKLPVSKPTVTTGNGYGFTVLQGMRISLQCQAQGSPPISYVWYKEQTNNSEPIKVATLSTLLFKPAVLVNSGSYFCTAKGRVGSEQRSNIVKFVVKDSSKPHKTKTEAPTTMQFSLEIMPTVNSSWSWTTEVHHHLGESNAGPGEGLPIFAIILIIVLCCMVVFIMTYIMLSRKTSQQEHVYEVARVHARETSNSGETMRLAICESGCSSEEPATRTPGNDYSDEPCLDQEYQIIAQINDDYTQLLRTVPRDYELLTIEGKSVC